CAGGGCCAGCAGCGGCAGCAGCCGGAGTCGTGAAGTCATGGGGCCTTCCTGGTAGTGGTGGATGCGCAAATAGGTCAGCGGCGGCACGGCGACCACGGTGGGGGTGGACGGGTCGTCACTGCTGGACAGTCGGGCGCGCGCACCGGGCCCGCTTCCGTTAGCTTCTCTTCGCGAGGAGGCGTTCGAATGGATTCGGATTCGCTCGAAGCACGGATGGCGCGGCTGGAGCGCAGTTGTCGGCGGTGGCAGGGGCTGACGTTCACCGCGCTCGCGTTGGCGGGACTGGGGCTGGGCGCGGCGGCGCTCCGGGGCGAAGACGTGTCCTCTGGGACGCTGGTGGCCTCCCGGCTGGTGCTCACGGACGCGCGCGGGCAGACGCGGGCCACGCTGGACACCGACGCGCAGGGCAACGCGGGCCTGGTGCTGCGCGACGGCGCGGGCCGGCCCCGGGCGCTGCTGGGCGTGGGCGAGGACGGCTCGCCCCGGCTGCGCTTCTCCACCGCGGAGGGCCAGTCCCTGGCGGAGCTGATGGTGTACTCCGACGAGGCGCCGCGCCTGACGCTGTCCAAGCCCGGCGGCGGGGAGCTGTTCGCGGTGGGCCTTCAGGTGGATGGCTCGTCGCGGCTGGAGCTGTCGGACGCGGACGGACGGCCCCGGGCCATCCTGGGTGCGGACGAGCATGGCTCTCCCGGTCTGGTGCTGAGGGACCGCAAGGGGCTGCCACGCGTGGCGCTCCGGGTGTCGCCGTCGGATGGCGCCAGCCTGGTGGTGGAAGGCCAGGACGGCGCGGTGTTCCGCGCGCCCGGCGGCTGAGCCGAAGGCTACAGCGTGGGCGGTACCACCTTGTAGCCGCGCTGGAGCAGCGGCGACAGGCGGTCGGAGATGTCCCAGGACTCCACCACCTTGCCGTCGCGCAGCCGGTACAGGGAGTGCCCTTGCAGCAGGAGGGGCTGGGGGGCCGGTGCGGTGGCCTTCCAGTGCGCGAGCACCAGGTCGCCGTCCGCCACCAGGTGGAGGATGTCGAACTTCAGCTCGGGGAACGTCTTGAAGCTGGCCTCCGCCTGCTGACGGATGAAGGCGGGCCCCACGGCGTTGAGGGGCGCGCCCTGGGAGCGGTCCACGAAGTCCTCGGCGATGAACTCCGGGATGCGGTCCAGCTTGCGCAGGTTGTAGAGCTCCTCGGTGAGCTGCCGCACCCGCTGCTTGTTCTGGGCCTCCAGGGCGGCCGCGCGCTCCACGGGAGACATCGTGGCGCATCCCGACAGCCACCCGAGGGCGCACATCAGAATCGTCGTGTGTCGTGTCATGGCCCCACGATGCTGTGCATAGGGGAGGCAGGCGGGCAGTGCCGCCTGCCTCAAACGTTCACCTCATGGCGACAGGTGGCCCAATCCAATGGGCGCGGCGAGGCAGGTGTCCGGTACTCCAAACGCGTTCACCAGCGCCACCGCGTCCGGGCGGAGCTCGGCGCACAGCCGCGTCACCTCCTTGCGGATGGCCTTCGCCTTGGTGCCCTCCAGCCACCCGTGCTCCTGGAACCAGCCGTTGGCGGACTCCAGGCAGGACAGGCCGTAGAGGTCGCACAGGCGTCCCAGCACCGTCTTCAACCCGGGGTCCTTCACGTCGGCCACGCCCTCGAGGAACTGCTCCAGCACCAGCCGCTCCACGTGGGCGTGCGCCAGCTCCAGCAGGTGGACCTGGACCTGGTTGAAGGCCTCGAAGGCCTCCACGCCCGCGCTCAGCCGCTTGCGCAGGCGCCGCGACACGGTGGCCAGCAGCTCGTCCTCACGGAAGCGCAGCGCGCGCAGGTGATAGTCGTTGTCGCGCAGGTGGTCGCTGTCGGTGCGCCGCGCGGCGAAGGGGTTGCGGTCCACCACGGCGGTGGCCCGGTCCGCCAGCAGCTTCAGCACCGCGAAGACGCGGTCGTCCTCGAAGCGCTGCCGGTAGCCGGTGAGCAGGCCCTTGGCGACCAGCTGCATCAGCACCGTGTTGTCGCCCTCGAAGGTGGTGAACACGTCCGTGTCCGCCTTGAGCGCCGCCAGCCGGTTGGCCTGGAGGTAGCCCTGGCCGCCGCACGCCTCGCGCGCCTCCTGGAGGACGGCGGTGGTGTGCCAGGTGCTGTAGGCCTTGAGGCCGGCCGCCAGCGACTCCACCTCGCGCGCGTCCTCCTCGGTGCGCTTCACGTAGCGCTCGACGAGGTATTCGAGCGCGAAGTCCATGGCGTACGTCTTGGCCAGGGGCACGAGCAGGCGCCGCTGGTGGGCCTGGTGGTCCAACAGGCGGAACTCCTGGTCGCCCGCGGGGCCGAACTGGCGCCGCAGGTCGCCGTAGCGCACGGCGATGGTGAGCCCGCTCTTGGCCGCGCTCAGCGCCGCGGCGGCCACGCTCACTCGGCCCGCCACCAGCGTGCCCAGCATGGTGAAGAAGCGCTTGGAGTCGCCGGTGATGGCGCTGGTGTATTCGCCCTGCGCGTTCACCTGTCCGAAGCGGTCCAGCAGGTTCTCCCGTGGGACGCGGACGTGCTCGAACCAGATGCGGCCGTTGTCCACGCCGTTGAGGCCCATCTTCTCGCCGCAGTCCTCGATGCGAATCCCGGGCAGCACCTTCCCGGTCAGGTCGCGCAGTGGCACCAGCAGCGCGTGGACGCCCAGCGCCCGGCCGCCGACCTCGAGCTGCGCGAACACGGTGGCGATGCGCCCGTGCCGCGCGGCGTTGCCAATCCACTCCTTGCGCGCCGTCTCCGTCGGCGTGTGCACCACGAACTCGCCGGCCTCCGCGTCGTAGCGGGCCACCGTCTCCACGTCCCGGACGTTGGAGCCGTGGCCCAGCTCGCTCATGGCGAAGCAGCCGGGCAGCTCCAGCGAGGCCACCTGGGGCAGGTACTTCCGGTGGTGCTTCTCGGTGCCGAGGAAGAGGATGCTGGCGCCGAAGAGGCCGAAGTGGACGCCGGCCTTGATGACGAGGCTCAGGTCGAAATAGGCCAGCGTTTCGAAGGCGGTCACGAAGGCGCCCAGGTCCGCGCTCGTCTCATTGTCCGCGGGGAAGGCGATGCGCCCCAGTCCGTGGTCGGCCATGGCCTTGAGCCAGGCGAGCACCTTGTCGCGGTACTTCGCGGTGTCGCGGGTGTCCGTGTAGCGGAAGGCCGGGTCCGCCAGCCACTGTCGCACCTGGGCGCGCGTCTCCGGATAGGTCCGGTCCAGCACGGCGCGCAGCGCCTCCGGGTCGAAGGAGGTGGGCGTGCCCTCATGGGCGCGGCTGGGGGACGCGGCGGGGACGAGCGCGCGGACGGCCTCGCTGCCGGAGACGCCCAGGGACGCCTCCAGCTGCGCCAGCGCGCGCGTCAGCTCCGGCATGGGCGCGGGGAGGCCCTCGTCGCCGTTGCCCACCTGGGCGAGCCGCGCGCCCAGCTCGGCGAGGTTGTTGTGTTCGCTGTGGGACAGTCGCTCGGCGGTGCGGCGGATGTGCTCGCGCACCTGGGCCAGCTCACCGGGGCTGGGCGGCACCAGCGGGTCCAGCCAGCGCGCCAGCACGGTGTTGGCACGCAGGTCCAACCAGGGCTGCGCGCGGGCGGCGGAGCCCATGGCGCGAATCTCCTCTGGCGTGAGCTCCCCATCCGTCCAGGCCACGTACAGCATGGGCACGAGCGGAGCGAGTCGAGGAAGGGACAGCAGCTCGTGGGCTGTCGGTCGGGTGTCATCCACCATGGTTGGCGCTCCTGGAGGCTCGAGGACGGGCGCAGTGTGGCCAGCCTGCCGCCGCGCGGCAACGGGAAGCATGCGTCGGGCCCAAGGCAGGCGGGCAGGCGCGGCATTCCAAGCGGAGGGAGGCATCCCTAGCTTGCCCGTATGGATGAAATGCAGGAGCTGGAGGCGCTGATTCCCAAGCCCGGGGCGCTGGGCTTCTCGGGGAGCGTGGAGCGTGCGCGACATGAGATGCACGGGCCCTTCACGCTGCCGCCGGGGCCGGAGGCCTTCTCCTTCGCGCTGTATCAGTCCACGGGCGTGGGGCTGATTCCCGGACACGCGCTGGAGTTGTTGGAGAACGGCGCGGTCTTCGAGCGCATGCTGGCGGACATCCGCGCCGCCCAAAGCAGCGTCCATGTCCTGGTGTACATCTGGCGGCCCTGTGAGCTGTCGGACCGTGTCGTGGAGGCGCTGGTGGAGCGCGCCCGGGCGGGCGTGGCGTGCCGCGTGGTGGTGGACCCGGTGGGCAGCGAGGAGATTCGCGGCGACCGTGACTTCGACCAGAAGGTGGAGAAGGTGCTCACGGACGCCGGGGTGGAGGTCCACTACTTCCGGCTCCTTGCGGGCAAGGTGCTGGGCCGTCTGCTGGGGCGCAGTCACCAGAAGCTCGTCATCGTCGACGGGCGCATTGGCTACACGGGCGGCTTCGGCATCTGGAAGGTGTGGGAAGGCGACGGCCTGAAGCCGGACGAGTGGCGCGACACGCACATCCGCGTGGAGGGCCCCGAGGTGCGCCGGATGCAGTTGTCGTTCTCCCGGCACTGGCAGGAGTCGGGTGGCGGGTTGATTCCACCGAGCGCCTTTCCGGAAGCGGAACCCGCGGGCCCCTGCGCCGCGGGCTTCATCGACAGCGCGGGCAAGCTGGGCCTCACCGACGCGGAGCGAATGATTCGCATCGTGATTGGCGCCGCGCGTGAGCGCATCTGGATTGCCAACGCGTACTTCTCACCGCCCAACGCGATTCTGGAGCAGCTGGAGGAGAAGTGCCGTCAGGGCGTGGAGATTCGCGTCCTGGGGCCGGGGCCCAACCATGACGTGCCCATCATGAGGGCGTCCCAGCGCTCGACGTACGAGCGGCTGCTGGCCGCGGGCGTGCGCATCTGGGAGTACCAGCCGTCGATGCTGCACTCGAAGACGCTGCTCGTGGACGACTGGCTCGCCGTGGTGGGCTCCACCAACATGGACTCGCTGTCGCTCAACAAGCTGAAGGAGGGCTCGCTCGTCATCCACGACGCGTCCTTCGTCCGCAAGCTGGCGCGGTGCTGGGCCAGGGACCTGCGGCACTCGAAGGAAATCACGCTGGAGAATGGGGGCCGCACCAACCCCTGGCGGCGGCTGGCACGGCGGGCGACGCAGCTCGTGGGGCAGGACCGGTAGCGAGGGGAACGGCCGCCGGTGGGCCTCCCCCCGCCGGCCCTGTGTCAGCGTGCTCTATTTGCCCTTGGCGAGAATCGCACCGAGGCTGGGGTCGAACCAGGCGACGCGGTTGGGCCCCACGGCAAGGCTCGTGATGTTGCCGTACCTGACGGCAAACGCTAGCGCCCACTGGCTCCCTCCTACCGGGAGCCGGAGGATGTCGTATGGACTCAGGTTCTCCGCGATGAAGAGGTCCGTTCCGTCGCTGGCGATACCCGTGGTGGAGTTCGACGAATTCCAGAGGGATGAAGCAGGGCCGCCGGGCCTGGCTGCCTTCACGATGGTGCCGCCCGGCTGCATCCAGTAGAGATGATGACCATCCACTGCAAGGGGGCCAGCCAGGGCCGTCGTATAGAGAATGGCAGGCGTGCCGCCCTGGACCGGCATGTGGAGGATGGAGCCTCCCTGGGTCCAGAAGAGTTCCGCGCCATCCGTGACGAGCTGGCCAATCCCCGATAGCCCCGAGGCCAGGGATGTGATGCTCCCGCCATTGACGGGCATCTTGAAGATGGTCGTGCCGTTCTCGACCCAGTAGACAAACGTGGCATCCGTGGTCACGGCGCTCGGGTTTTCGCGGCCGGAGGCGAGAACCTGCGCTCTACCTGTGGAGAGCGACGCCTTCATCACCTGGCCGCAGGTTCGGTTCTCGACCCAGTACACGCTCGTGGTGTCCGCGGCCATGCCCGCGACGTCCGTTCGCCCGTAGATGACCACGTGCTCCGTGCCAGGCGCCATCACGGTATCCGGGCCAGCCTGGTAGCTGGCGGTGAGGTCATTCGACGACAGCGCAGCGCCGTGAACGCGGAACTCGGAGATCGAGCCCTTGAAGAATGGATCCGCGGAGTAGGCGGAACGACCCAACCACGCATTCGCGAGCGTGCCCAGGCTCGCCGGAGTGAGCGCGGTAGGGGTGGTGGTCTGAGCCACCTGCACGCCGTCGATGTACAGGCGGTTGACCCTCGCGACGCTGTCCATGGTCACTGCGACGTGCGTGAGCGCGCCCGTTGGGAACTCGGTCGCACTGGTGGCCTGCTCCTCTCCACTGATGGCCGGGCTGAAGATGCTGAAGCGTGGCGTATTGACCGCCGGCCCCGAATCGAGGCCACCATTGCGCGGGGTGAGAACCAGGGACTTGTTCCAAACGCCATCGTTGAAGTCGAAGATGCGCGCCCATGTCTGCCCCGAGGCGGAATCCCACTTCACCCACGCCTCGAAGGTCGCATCCTGGAGGCTGGCGAGGGTCCCGGTGATGGGCAGGTTCACATAGGCCCCCGCTCCGTTCAGAATCACCTCGCCATTGACGGTCGTGGCACCCCCCTCGAGCGTGGCATGCGCCGCGCTCACCGAGTCGGTCCCGCCGGCGGTGAAGCTGTAGCGGTG
This genomic stretch from Myxococcus virescens harbors:
- a CDS encoding acyl-CoA dehydrogenase, translated to MVDDTRPTAHELLSLPRLAPLVPMLYVAWTDGELTPEEIRAMGSAARAQPWLDLRANTVLARWLDPLVPPSPGELAQVREHIRRTAERLSHSEHNNLAELGARLAQVGNGDEGLPAPMPELTRALAQLEASLGVSGSEAVRALVPAASPSRAHEGTPTSFDPEALRAVLDRTYPETRAQVRQWLADPAFRYTDTRDTAKYRDKVLAWLKAMADHGLGRIAFPADNETSADLGAFVTAFETLAYFDLSLVIKAGVHFGLFGASILFLGTEKHHRKYLPQVASLELPGCFAMSELGHGSNVRDVETVARYDAEAGEFVVHTPTETARKEWIGNAARHGRIATVFAQLEVGGRALGVHALLVPLRDLTGKVLPGIRIEDCGEKMGLNGVDNGRIWFEHVRVPRENLLDRFGQVNAQGEYTSAITGDSKRFFTMLGTLVAGRVSVAAAALSAAKSGLTIAVRYGDLRRQFGPAGDQEFRLLDHQAHQRRLLVPLAKTYAMDFALEYLVERYVKRTEEDAREVESLAAGLKAYSTWHTTAVLQEAREACGGQGYLQANRLAALKADTDVFTTFEGDNTVLMQLVAKGLLTGYRQRFEDDRVFAVLKLLADRATAVVDRNPFAARRTDSDHLRDNDYHLRALRFREDELLATVSRRLRKRLSAGVEAFEAFNQVQVHLLELAHAHVERLVLEQFLEGVADVKDPGLKTVLGRLCDLYGLSCLESANGWFQEHGWLEGTKAKAIRKEVTRLCAELRPDAVALVNAFGVPDTCLAAPIGLGHLSP
- a CDS encoding ester cyclase — protein: MTRHTTILMCALGWLSGCATMSPVERAAALEAQNKQRVRQLTEELYNLRKLDRIPEFIAEDFVDRSQGAPLNAVGPAFIRQQAEASFKTFPELKFDILHLVADGDLVLAHWKATAPAPQPLLLQGHSLYRLRDGKVVESWDISDRLSPLLQRGYKVVPPTL
- a CDS encoding phospholipase D-like domain-containing protein translates to MDEMQELEALIPKPGALGFSGSVERARHEMHGPFTLPPGPEAFSFALYQSTGVGLIPGHALELLENGAVFERMLADIRAAQSSVHVLVYIWRPCELSDRVVEALVERARAGVACRVVVDPVGSEEIRGDRDFDQKVEKVLTDAGVEVHYFRLLAGKVLGRLLGRSHQKLVIVDGRIGYTGGFGIWKVWEGDGLKPDEWRDTHIRVEGPEVRRMQLSFSRHWQESGGGLIPPSAFPEAEPAGPCAAGFIDSAGKLGLTDAERMIRIVIGAARERIWIANAYFSPPNAILEQLEEKCRQGVEIRVLGPGPNHDVPIMRASQRSTYERLLAAGVRIWEYQPSMLHSKTLLVDDWLAVVGSTNMDSLSLNKLKEGSLVIHDASFVRKLARCWARDLRHSKEITLENGGRTNPWRRLARRATQLVGQDR
- a CDS encoding LamG domain-containing protein, which encodes MLAGVLGLVGCTPEQQLQLEQDALSSSRAGLTLGGSSLLHRYSFTAGGTDSVSAAHATLEGGATTVNGEVILNGAGAYVNLPITGTLASLQDATFEAWVKWDSASGQTWARIFDFNDGVWNKSLVLTPRNGGLDSGPAVNTPRFSIFSPAISGEEQATSATEFPTGALTHVAVTMDSVARVNRLYIDGVQVAQTTTPTALTPASLGTLANAWLGRSAYSADPFFKGSISEFRVHGAALSSNDLTASYQAGPDTVMAPGTEHVVIYGRTDVAGMAADTTSVYWVENRTCGQVMKASLSTGRAQVLASGRENPSAVTTDATFVYWVENGTTIFKMPVNGGSITSLASGLSGIGQLVTDGAELFWTQGGSILHMPVQGGTPAILYTTALAGPLAVDGHHLYWMQPGGTIVKAARPGGPASSLWNSSNSTTGIASDGTDLFIAENLSPYDILRLPVGGSQWALAFAVRYGNITSLAVGPNRVAWFDPSLGAILAKGK